The Juglans microcarpa x Juglans regia isolate MS1-56 chromosome 8S, Jm3101_v1.0, whole genome shotgun sequence genome has a window encoding:
- the LOC121244139 gene encoding protein FAR1-RELATED SEQUENCE 5-like — protein MVADMLHSDNECNEVRIDIDIECDETIEEPTVEMKFLNVEEVRSYYLKYGKQKRFGVCKMNSRQDDNGNIRWLCLACAQGGSSKSKAVNVMKPRQIEKMGFMARINAILNYEGGYILSKVTLDHTHVCSPRKARHFRYFKKVDARVAKRLEINDEVGIKLSKNFKVVVVEVWDNENVLFGEKECRNYIDKARQLRLGVGVVAALYARSRAAYESFEDMITFDTTYLTNAYKVPFALFVGLNHHWQSILFRHRFCLWHIMKMHLEKFGSHYRYEEIKSTLRKCVYDSFSEHEFKERISITQQSEGMNAFFNDYVNSRITLKQFVDQYDSTLGRKGGKTTFVVANEVQVGDDLLKRAIFTVKVDQDPLDVKYSCKLFEFRGILCSYDTNSIDDARMYDRIPNCFYKLCSNVSKAESSCVKLISQIKQLKVQYLGIADPATSMGDTTVDLAISMWEQ, from the exons ATGGTTGCCGACATGCTTCATTCAGATAATGAGTGTAATGAGGTTAGAATTGATATAGATATTGAATGTGATGAAACTATTGAAGAACCTACggttgaaatgaaatttttaaatgtAGAAGAAGTTCGGTCTTACTATTTGAAGTATGGTAAGCAGAAGAGGTTTGGGGTGTGTAAAATGAATTCTAGACAAGATGACAATGGGAATATCAGATGGTTATGCTTAGCATGTGCGCAAGGAGGCAGTTCAAAGAGTAAGGCTGTCAATGTTATGAAACCAAGACAGATAGAAAAGATGGGATTTATGGCTAGGATTAATGCGATATTGAATTATGAAGGTGGATATATCCTATCTAAAGTGACCTTGGATCACACACATGTTTGTAGTCCAAGAAAGGCAAGACATTTCAGATACTTTAAAAAGGTTGATGCTCGTGTGGCTAAAAGACTTGAAATAAATGACGAAGTAGGAATAAAATTGTCTAAAAATTTCAAGGTTGTGGTTGTTGAGGTATGGGATAACGAGAATGTGCTATTCGGAGAGAAAGAGTGTCGAAACTACATTGACAAAGCACGACAACTTCGCCTCGGGGTTGGTGTTGTTGCAGCTCTAT ACGCCCGAAGTAGAGCCGCGTATGAATCATTCGAAGATATGATTACATTTGACACAACATATCTGACTAATGCGTATAAGGTGCCTTTTGCACTATTTGTGGGTCTGAACCACCATTGGCAGTCAATCCTATTCAG GCATCGCTTCTGCCTGTGGCATATAATGAAAATGCATCTTGAGAAATTTGGATCACATTATCGATATGAGGAAATCAAGAGTACTCTACGTAAATGTGTTTATGACTCTTTCAGTGAGCATGAATTCAAGGAAC GAATCTCAATTACACAGCAAAGTGaaggcatgaatgcatttttcaaTGACTACGTTAACTCTAGAATAACTCTGAAACAATTTGTTGACCAATACGATTCAACTCTTGGGAGGAAG GGTGGTAAAACTACATTCGTAGTTGCCAACGAGGTTCAAGTTGGTGATGATTTGTTAAAACGTGCAATCTTTACTGTCAAAGTTGATCAAGATCCCCTTGATGTTAAATACAGTTGCAAGTTGTTTGAGTTTAGGGGCATATTATGCAG TTATGACACCAATAGCATTGATGATGCCCGAATGTACGATAGGATCCCGAATTGCTTCTATAAACTGTGTTCCAATGTTTCAAAGGCCGAGAGCAGTTGTGTGAAATTGATTAGCCAGATAAAACAGTTGAAGGTACAGTACCTTGGTATCGCTGATCCAGCTACTTCCATGGGGGACACGACAGTTGATCTAGCTATTTCCATGTGGGAACAATAG